One Deltaproteobacteria bacterium genomic region harbors:
- a CDS encoding UTP--glucose-1-phosphate uridylyltransferase, with product MAKVRKAVIPAAGLGTRFLPATKTVPKEMLPIVDRPILLYVVEEAVRAGIEDIVIVAGRGKTAIEDFFDVSYELEDKLERDGKHEWLTGLKKIRAMANIISIRQKQPLGLGHAVGAAAPVIGSEPFAVLLGDEIMVSRPDQKTVTEQLVHRFHSSGISTVAVMEVPLDETSKYGIVEGDVTNEGGHSIVNVRNVIEKPARGQTTSRFALPGRYVFDAEIFEHIRNTKPGKLGEIQLTDAMIAVAKSKGLHATTFEARRFDAGDKLGYLMATIEMGLEHPELSTSLRTYLKGLVARL from the coding sequence ATGGCAAAAGTTCGCAAAGCCGTGATCCCGGCCGCTGGTCTGGGGACACGATTTCTTCCAGCCACAAAGACAGTTCCAAAGGAAATGCTACCGATTGTAGATCGGCCGATCCTGCTTTACGTGGTTGAAGAAGCCGTCCGTGCCGGCATCGAAGACATTGTCATCGTAGCTGGACGCGGAAAAACAGCGATCGAAGACTTTTTCGATGTCAGCTATGAACTTGAAGACAAGCTCGAGCGCGACGGCAAACACGAATGGCTTACAGGTCTAAAAAAAATTAGAGCAATGGCGAACATCATTTCGATTCGGCAAAAACAGCCGCTCGGCCTGGGGCACGCTGTTGGCGCTGCGGCACCAGTTATCGGTAGCGAACCGTTCGCAGTTTTACTAGGCGATGAAATCATGGTTTCTCGGCCAGATCAAAAGACCGTCACGGAACAATTGGTTCATCGTTTTCATTCTTCCGGAATTTCAACGGTGGCCGTGATGGAAGTGCCGCTGGATGAAACTTCAAAGTACGGAATCGTCGAAGGTGACGTCACCAATGAAGGCGGCCATTCAATTGTAAACGTGAGAAATGTGATTGAAAAACCCGCTCGCGGGCAAACGACTTCTCGATTTGCTCTGCCGGGAAGGTATGTGTTTGATGCTGAGATCTTTGAACACATTCGAAATACGAAACCTGGAAAGCTCGGCGAAATTCAACTCACCGACGCCATGATCGCAGTCGCGAAGTCAAAAGGCCTGCACGCTACCACATTTGAAGCAAGGCGCTTCGATGCGGGCGATAAGTTAGGATATTTGATGGCGACTATTGAAATGGGCCTCGAGCATCCCGAGTTGTCGACTTCTTTACGGACCTACCTCAAGGGACTGGTGGCGCGATTATGA
- the priA gene encoding primosomal protein N' has translation MSAIGPATWTVAIDAPLGPLHYTVPESLLTESLSTGTSVIVPLGSRKVHGVLIDSQTAVPEGVKLKSMLGIADERPPIDSARLEWLKWISRYYAYPLGSTLEHMFPPLAKSGGRKKARKAPLIQLSEIHGTDHSVSLTQNQTDVVNTIADEKGFQAHLLFGVTGSGKTEVYMELIGRTVDRGETALVLVPEISLTPQLIERFARRFGDKIAVIHSHLTPREKTDNWWAAQSAEKPVLIGARSALFCPQPNLGLIVIDEEHESSFKQDESLRYHARDTAVMLAKILRIPIVLGSATPSLETWQNATTGKYKLHRLPSRIHGTQMPKIDVIDLREARDSDRQAGGSALRSAKDDPGTARPFWLSKELQAALSETLGRGEQAALFLNRRGIAQTVICPSCGHSSECPNCEVALTLHGRSNLVCHYCDYHESMKEVCSSCHNGEPKPLGLGTERIENDLRRLFPDARLVRMDRDEIQSREDLEEAIAKIENREADILIGTQMIAKGLDFPGLTLVGLVLADVAFNLPDFRASERAFQLLTQVAGRAGRHLRNGRQGHVVLQTYNPDHPSIQFTLAHDFEGFAAHDLQFREALGYPPIGRLSALKFGGPDLAETAEAARRIAELARRTIDKAIVADPRSPSSGISVLGPAPAPMAKLRNLYRFQILIKGSDAKAPVSALCRTLSEHIEARARTKSPILPPKVRFAVDVDALHLL, from the coding sequence GTGAGCGCCATTGGGCCTGCGACTTGGACGGTGGCCATCGACGCACCGCTGGGCCCGCTCCACTACACGGTTCCTGAATCCTTGCTGACGGAAAGTCTTTCGACGGGAACCTCCGTCATCGTGCCACTCGGCTCACGAAAAGTGCACGGCGTGTTGATCGATTCACAAACGGCCGTTCCAGAAGGCGTAAAACTGAAGTCCATGCTTGGAATTGCTGACGAGAGGCCGCCGATCGATTCGGCTCGGCTTGAGTGGCTGAAATGGATCAGCCGGTACTACGCCTATCCGCTTGGATCAACGCTCGAGCACATGTTTCCGCCGCTTGCTAAATCAGGTGGTCGAAAAAAAGCTCGCAAAGCCCCGCTGATACAGCTCAGTGAAATTCATGGAACTGATCACTCTGTTTCGCTCACGCAAAACCAAACAGACGTGGTGAACACGATTGCGGACGAAAAAGGATTTCAGGCGCATTTACTTTTTGGAGTGACGGGATCAGGAAAAACTGAAGTGTACATGGAGCTCATTGGCCGCACGGTCGATCGCGGCGAGACGGCACTGGTATTGGTGCCGGAGATTTCGCTTACGCCGCAACTGATTGAACGCTTCGCCAGGCGCTTTGGCGATAAAATAGCCGTCATCCACTCGCATCTCACGCCTCGCGAAAAAACAGATAACTGGTGGGCGGCACAATCCGCTGAAAAACCAGTCTTGATCGGTGCACGATCAGCGCTCTTTTGTCCGCAACCGAATTTGGGTTTGATTGTGATTGATGAAGAACATGAATCAAGCTTTAAACAGGACGAATCGCTTCGTTACCATGCTCGCGATACAGCTGTCATGCTGGCGAAGATTTTGAGAATTCCGATCGTTCTTGGATCTGCCACACCAAGCCTCGAAACCTGGCAAAATGCGACAACGGGAAAATACAAACTGCATCGGCTGCCATCAAGGATCCACGGCACTCAAATGCCGAAGATCGATGTTATTGACCTTCGAGAAGCGCGCGATTCCGATCGACAAGCCGGCGGTAGCGCCCTTCGCAGCGCGAAAGACGACCCTGGAACCGCTCGGCCATTTTGGCTTTCAAAAGAGCTTCAAGCTGCGCTTTCGGAAACACTTGGGCGAGGCGAACAGGCGGCGCTTTTCCTTAACCGGCGCGGAATCGCTCAAACAGTTATCTGCCCTTCCTGCGGCCATTCATCTGAATGTCCTAACTGTGAAGTGGCACTGACGCTACACGGCCGATCGAATTTGGTTTGCCACTACTGTGACTATCACGAATCCATGAAAGAAGTTTGCTCTAGCTGTCACAATGGTGAACCTAAACCACTTGGACTTGGCACTGAACGAATTGAAAACGATCTGCGCCGACTTTTCCCCGATGCGCGGCTGGTGCGCATGGATCGCGATGAAATTCAGTCACGCGAAGATTTAGAAGAAGCCATCGCTAAAATTGAAAATCGAGAGGCCGATATCTTGATTGGCACACAGATGATCGCAAAGGGTCTCGATTTTCCGGGCCTCACCCTCGTGGGCCTTGTGTTGGCAGATGTTGCATTTAACCTTCCCGACTTCCGCGCTTCCGAACGTGCTTTTCAGCTACTCACTCAGGTTGCGGGCCGAGCCGGCCGCCATCTTCGCAACGGCCGTCAAGGGCATGTCGTTCTACAGACTTACAACCCCGATCATCCCAGTATCCAGTTCACCTTGGCACATGATTTCGAAGGCTTTGCAGCGCACGACTTACAGTTTCGCGAAGCGCTTGGCTATCCTCCCATAGGGCGCCTTTCCGCGCTAAAATTTGGTGGGCCGGATTTGGCTGAAACGGCAGAGGCTGCTCGAAGAATTGCCGAGCTCGCTCGGCGAACAATCGACAAAGCGATTGTGGCTGATCCCCGCTCACCTTCGTCTGGAATTTCGGTGCTTGGACCTGCGCCTGCACCAATGGCGAAACTTCGAAATCTCTATCGGTTCCAAATTCTTATCAAAGGATCGGA